From one Mytilus trossulus isolate FHL-02 chromosome 10, PNRI_Mtr1.1.1.hap1, whole genome shotgun sequence genomic stretch:
- the LOC134688371 gene encoding uncharacterized protein LOC134688371, producing MDKLSSEDQQIIRRCLDTIVSVVVDVQIGKFNVRRTKHPEGTIDKASVEAISECHNYTKRYDEENVNNKNDNPPSISNISEEAEQTKKPYNTRFKKKKQCSCGLANTNKQTNMPDSFDLTKLSSTNTFVPYQIKWKSPTCQDVGICMCQTTDEVEKQLTTHTAENNEACTLGEKSNSSGKQRSLLPYLVNQKSEERGLSLLEEEETQILHYPWLRYRRSQTREITSSENNFGYSVVQERGIQTMYADLPTDDEGEDERTSGYLMESDIRSTANSVLMEEGKEENNKTQFSFEDQKMNYSNASDDGGEKMEISEENQSCSDEDLTQQPIELEYVNDEELTQQPIKIEYINDEDLNQQPIKIEYINDEDLTQQAIKIEYINDEKIVLDSAEICWPKLNSGIILMEPNPDDWTNLKHDYEYSTTLVNAYNSITKSDNYKYDYEQFGTEMPPATNEKALPDISIEEENLMSIVDHQNETQIDSLEDTEEFPENPCKGEELTNKFICKLYKECKGREGSVKILHHCVCSLLNICIEKSTVNPISLQMKAKKVFEKCRRLKNNTSRSAEFEAFENDLFILPRKKTETKNKVKIEIEGLKDDINIFLSLNEKLKNSGKQNEISNAMIEQGCQTVLNETTTSDEEEDFKDFYELENHVEPNHLNQIKFDCEKTQDMSCIDDIKSCASGQTDDSEKMKIYTAVPIEDILKMSDSKMLSSNLSEPRNDFPNINMKKRTLTETHSGYQKCFEESINLKNKLPGKTLQTTELSKTLQTTESNLKNILPTKTPQTTESNLKNIVLAKTLQTTESKFKNILSAKTLQTTESKFKNILSAKTLQTTESKFKNILSAKTLQTTESNEINLVPIPVFRVTLTGDNYKYDYEQVGTEMPSATNEKALPNIPIEEENPISIVDHQNETQIDSPENTEEFPENPCKGEELTNKFICKLYKECKGMEGVTKILHHCVCSVLNICIEKSTVNPSSLQTKAKKVFEKCRRLKYNTSKSAEFEAFENDLFILPRKKTETKSKVKIEIEGLKDEINNLLSLNEKLKKRQRIAIIKKKRLYQRMNRKNALIEKLSKKLKTVRKIAESRAQELFETTKILYEKKKTTDIQKLRNLKSVESQTKMCLITLPKTLKHKETQCNTAKNDVLALSSQLHYWQCRAVLKTCHFDDDRPEIIVTNKSETGTSGSHSNQ from the coding sequence ATGGATAAACTATCATCAGAGGACCAACAGATTATCCGACGATGTCTGGACACTATTGTATCTGTTGTTGTCGATGTACAGATAGGAAAATTTAATGTCAGAAGGACTAAACATCCTGAAGGAACTATAGACAAAGCCAGTGTGGAAGCTATTTCAGAATGTCATAATTACACTAAAAGGTATGATGAAGAGaatgtcaacaacaaaaatgacaatccACCATCAATTTCAAACATCTCTGAAGAGgctgaacaaacaaaaaagccATACAATACTCGttttaaaaagaagaaacaGTGCAGTTGTGGACTAGCAAATACcaataaacagacaaatatgcCTGATTCCTTTGATTTAACTAAATTGTCTAGCACTAACACATTTGTGCCATATCAAATTAAATGGAAGAGTCCTACATGTCAAGATGTTGGTATCTGTATGTGCCAGACAACGGATGAAgttgaaaaacaattaacaactCATACAGCAGAGAATAATGAAGCATGTACATTAGGTGAAAAGTCAAATAGTTCTGGAAAACAGAGGTCCCTGTTGCCATATCTTGTAAATCAGAAGTCTGAAGAAAGAGGGTTGTCTTTATTAGAGGAAGAGGAAACTCAGATACTGCATTATCCATGGCTGAGGTATAGAAGAAGTCagacaagggagataacttcttcagaaaataatttCGGTTATTCTGTTGTACAAGAGAGAGGAATTCAGACAATGTATGCAGACTTACCCACTGATGATGAAGGGGAAGACGAGAGAACATCTGGTTACCTAATGGAAAGTGATATAAGGAGCACTGCCAATTCAGTGTTAATGGAGGAAGGGAAAgaggaaaataataaaacacagtTTTCTTTTGAAGATCAGAAAATGAACTATTCTAATGCGTCTGATGATGGAGgagaaaaaatggaaatatcagaagaaaatcaaAGTTGCTCAGATGAAGATTTGACCCAGCAGCCAATAGAACTTGAGTATGTTAATGATGAAGAGTTGACCCAGCAGCCAATAAAAATTGAGTATATTAATGATGAAGATTTGAACCAGCAGCCAATAAAAATTGAGTATATTAATGATGAAGATTTGACCCAGCAGGCAATAAAAATTGAGTATATTAATGATGAAAAGATTGTCTTAGATTCTGCTGAAATTTGCTGGCCAAAATTGAACTCTGGAATCATTTTAATGGAACCAAACCCCGATGATTGGACAAATCTCAAACATGATTATGAGTATTCAACAACTCTTGTAAATGCATACAATAGTATAACTAAAAGtgataattataaatatgattatgAACAATTTGGCACAGAAATGCCTCCAGCTACCAATGAAAAGGCTTTGCCAGACATTTCAATCGAAGAAGAAAACCTCATGAGCATAGTTGATCATCAAAATGAAACACAGATAGATTCACTGGAGGATACTGAGGAATTCCCAGAAAATCCATGTAAAGGGGAAGAACTCACTaacaaatttatttgtaaactttATAAAGAATGTAAAGGAAGGGAAGGATCAGTGAAAATTTTACACCATTGTGTGTGTTCACTTTTAAACATATGCATTGAAAAATCAACTGTGAACCCAATTAGTCTTCAGATGAAAGCAAAAAAAGTTTTTGAGAAATGTAGAAGACTAAAAAATAATACCAGTAGGTCTGCAGAATTTGAAGcatttgaaaatgatttattcaTACTACCTAGAAAGAAAACTGagacaaaaaataaagtcaagATAGAAATTGAGGGGCTTAAGGatgacataaatatttttttaagccttaatgaaaaactgaaaaacagtggtaaacaaaatgaaataagtaATGCCATGATAGAACAGGGATGTCAGactgttttaaatgaaacaacaaCAAGTGATGAAGAGGAagatttcaaagatttttatGAATTGGAAAATCATGTGGAACCAAATCATTTAAATCAGATTAAGTTTGATTGTGAAAAAACCCAGGATATGTCATGTATTGATGATATAAAATCTTGTGCTTCCGGACAAACCGATGAttctgaaaaaatgaaaatttatacagCTGTTCCAATTGAAGACATTCTTAAAATGTCTGACTCTAAAATGTTGTCATCAAATTTATCTGAACCAAGGAATGATTTTCcaaatataaacatgaaaaagagaACATTGACTGAAACTCATTCAGGATACCAAAAATGCTTTGAAGAAAGTATTAACCTCAAGAATAAATTACCGGGTAAGACTCTGCAGACTACAGAACTGTCTAAGACCCTACAGACTACAGAAAGCAACTTAAAGAATATACTACCGACTAAGACCCCACAGACTACAGAAAGCAACTTAAAGAATATAGTATTAGCTAAAACCCTGCAGACTACAGAAAGCAAATTTAAGAATATATTATCAGCTAAAACCCTGCAGACTACAGAAAGCAAATTTAAGAATATATTATCAGCTAAAACCCTGCAGACTACAGAAAGCAAATTTAAGAATATATTATCAGCTAAAACCCTGCAGACTACAGAAAGCAATGAAATTAATTTAGTTCCAATACCAGTATTTCGAGTAACATTAACTGGtgataattataaatatgattatgAACAAGTTGGCACAGAAATGCCTTCAGCTACCAATGAAAAGGCTTTGCCAAACATTCCAATTGAAGAAGAAAACCCCATTAGCATAGTTGATCATCAAAATGAAACACAGATAGATTCACCCGAGAATACTGAGGAATTCCCAGAAAATCCATGTAAAGGGGAAGAACTCACTaacaaatttatttgtaaactttATAAAGAATGTAAAGGTATGGAAGGAGTCACGAAAATTTTACACCATTGTGTGTGTTCAGTTTTAAACATATGCATTGAAAAATCAACTGTGAATCCAAGTAGTCTTCAGACGAAAGCAAAAAAAGTTTTTGAGAAATGTAGAAGACTAAAATATAATACCAGTAAGTCTGCAGAATTTGAAGCctttgaaaatgatttattcaTACTACCTAGAAAGAAAACTGAGACGAAAAGTAAAGTTAAGATAGAAATTGAGGGGCTTAAGGATGAGATAAATAACTTGTTAAGCCTaaatgaaaaactgaaaaagagGCAGCGTATAGCAATCATTAAAAAGAAACGCTTATATCAGAGAATGAACAGGAAAAATgctttaattgaaaaattaagcaaaaaattaaaaacagttaGAAAAATTGCAGAATCTAGGGCACAGGAACTTtttgaaacaacaaaaatactttatgaaaagaaaaagactACTGATATACAAAAATTGAGAAATCTTAAGTCAGTTGAATCACAAACGAAAATGTGTTTGATAACTCTGCCAAAGACTCTAAAACACAAAGAAACACAATGCAATACAGCAAAAAATGATGTTCTAGCCCTTAGTAGCCAGTTGCATTATTGGCAGTGTCGTGCTGTATTAAAAACATGTCATTTTGATGATGATAGACCAGAAATTATTGTTACTAATAAGAGTGAAACTGGAACCTCCGGGAGTCATtcaaatcaataa